CACCCGAAGCAGCCGCCACCGTCTACGACGGCTTCAAGCTCATGCGCCGCGGCAAGGGGAAAAAAGCGATCTTGATGGCACTTTATGCCTCCGTCACCGCTGATACCCTCAGCGATGTGATTACCATCGTCATTGCCCCCTTCTAGCTATTATCGCCCTCAAATTCGGCCCCTCGGAAAGATTCTGGCTCATGATATTGGCGGTGGCGTTGCTCGGTGCTCTAAGCGGTCGACACCTCGCCAAAGGAATGCTGAGTGCGGCTGTCGGACTTTTCGTGGGCACAATTGGCTCGGACCCAATTGGCGCAGTTTCTCGCAACACCTTTGGCATCTGGTAGCTCGAAGAGGGTATTCATCTCATCCCGATGATGATCGGGATTTTTGCGATGTCGCGCATGCTGGAGGAATGCTCGATACACCTTCGCGAAAACCAGAAAGTTCAATCCGCCAAGAGCGCAATTGCAAGTATTTTTACTACTGGCTCCGAGGGTCTTTCGTTCTGTGAATACCTAAGCTGCTGGAGGGAGATAAGGATAGGGCTAGGCGTGGGCTCGTTCGTTGGCATGCTGACAGGATTGGGAGCAACAGCAGGAGCTTTTTTATCCTACAGCGTGGCAAAGCAGGCCTTTCCTGAAAAGAAATTGGGCTCTGGCGTGTTAGAAGGCATCGCCGCCGCCGAGGCGGGGAATAACGCAACTGTTGGCCCCACCCTCATTCCGCTCCTAGCATTCGGAATACCGGGGAGTTCATCGGCCTCCCTAATAGGCGGGGCATTAATGCTTCACGGGGCTACGCCCTCGCCGAGAATGTTTGAACTCTATCCAGAAGTAGTTTATTCGCTGTTCATTATACTGTTTATAGGAAACTTTTTTAACTTGGCAATCGGCAGATTTTTCGCCCTGATTTACGCCCGACTAGGCCAGGTTCCCAGATATCTGGTCATTCCACTGATCAGCATGATGGCCGTAATTGGAAGCTATTCTTTCCAAGGAAATCCCTACGATGTCGTGATCATGCTTTTTTTGGGTTTATTGGCTTCGGAATGCGGACCCTCGGCATAC
This Nitrospinaceae bacterium DNA region includes the following protein-coding sequences:
- a CDS encoding tripartite tricarboxylate transporter permease, which gives rise to MMIGIFAMSRMLEECSIHLRENQKVQSAKSAIASIFTTGSEGLSFCEYLSCWREIRIGLGVGSFVGMLTGLGATAGAFLSYSVAKQAFPEKKLGSGVLEGIAAAEAGNNATVGPTLIPLLAFGIPGSSSASLIGGALMLHGATPSPRMFELYPEVVYSLFIILFIGNFFNLAIGRFFALIYARLGQVPRYLVIPLISMMAVIGSYSFQGNPYDVVIMLFLGLLASECGPSAY